The region CGGTGACGCCGGAAAGTTCGTTAATCGCGTTCATGAATCAAGCCTCCACGGCAAGGATGGGGATCACGGTACTGCGGCGTTCAAGTTCGGTGGCGGGACGGATCTGGCCGCGCTCTTCGACAAACACCACGTTTTCATCGTTCTTGTCGCTGTTGACGAAATGGCGGAAACGCTGGCGCACGGCCGGGTCGTTGACGGCCATCTTCCACTCGCACGCATAGGTGTCGACCACGTGCTGCATGTCCGCTTCGAGTTCGGCGCCCAGGCCCAGGCTGTCGTCGATGATCACGCGCTTCAGGTAATCGAGGCCGCCTTCGAGATTGTCGCGCCACACGCTGGTGCGCTGCAGGCGGTCGGCCGTGCGCACATAGAACATCAGAAAGCGGTCGACATAGCGCACCAGGGTGGCTTCATCGAGATCCGACGCAATCAGCTCCGCATGGCGCGGCTTCATGCCGCCATTGCCGCACACGTACAGATTCCAGCCTTTTTCGGTGGCGATCAGGCCGATATCCTTGCCTTGCGCTTCGGCGCATTCGCGGGTGCAGCCGGACACGCCGAACTTGATCTTGTGCGGCGTGCGCAAGCCCTTGTAGCGGTTTTCCAGTTCGATTGCAAAGCCCACGCTGTCGGCCACACCGTAACGGCACCAGGTCGAGCCGACGCACGATTTCACCGTGCGCAGCGACTTGCCGTAGGCGTGGCCCGACTCGAAACCGGCCGCGATCAGTTCTTCCCAGATCGCCGGCAACTGATCCACGCGCGCGCCGAACAGGTCGACCCGCTGGCCGCCCGTGATCTTGGTGTACAGGCCGTATTTTTTCGCCACCGTGCCGACCGCGATCAGGCCATCGGCCGTCACTTCGCCGCCGGCCATGCGCGGCACCACCGAATACGTGCCGTCCTTCTGGATATTGCCGAGAAAATAATCGTTGCTGTCCTGCAGGCTGGCATGCACGGGCGTGAGCACGAAATCGTTCCAGCAAGAGGCCAGGATATTGGCCGCCAAAGGCTTGCACACGTCGCAACCGAGACCGTGGCCGTGCGCGGCCAGCAGCGCATTGAAACTGCGGATCTTGCCGACCCGGACCAGGTGGTGCAGCTCCTGGCGCGTGTAGGCAAAATGTTCGCAGACATGGTTGTTGACCGCCATGCCCTGCTTCTTCATTTCCGCCTTCATGATCTGCGTCACCAGCGGCACGCAGCCGCCGCAGGCCGTACCGGCTTTCGTGCAGGATTTCAAAGCGCCGATGGTGGTGGCGCCATCGGCCACCGCCGCGCACAGCGCGCCTTTCGAGACGTCATTGCACGAGCAGATCTGCGCGCCGTCGGGCAAGGCGTCCACGCCCAGGCCCACCTTCTGCTGGCCATCCGCCTGCGGCAGGATCAGGAATTCCGGTGATTCCGGCAGCTCGATTTTATTGAGCATCATCTGCAGCAGGGTGCCGTATTCGCTGGCGTCGCCCACCATCACGCCGCCCAGCAGGTATTTGCCGCAGTCGGAGACGACGATTTTCTTGTAGATCTGCTTGCGCTCGTCCATGAACTGGTAGGAGCGGCTGCCCGGCGCATTGCCGTGCGGGTCGCCCAGGCTGGCCACGTCCACGCCCATCAGTTTGAGCTTGGTGCTCATGTCGGCGCCCTTGAACGACGCCTCGCCCTCCTCCTGCAGCACATGGCGCGCCGCGATGCGGGCCATTTCGTAGCCGGGCGCCACCAGGCCGAAAATCAGCCCACCCCACAGCGCGCATTCGCCGATGGCGTAGACGTCCGGGTCGGACGTGACGCAGCTGTCGTCGATGGCGATGCCGCCGCGCGGGCCCACTTCCAGGCCGCAGGCGCGCGCCAGCTCGTCACGCGGGCGAATGCCGGCCGAGAAGACGATCATGTCCGCTTCCAGGTGGCTGCCGTCGGCAAACTGCATGCGGTGCGTGGCCGCCTCGCCGTCGACGATGGCCAGCGTGTTCTTTTGCGTGTGGACGGTGACGCCAAGTTCCTCGATCTTGCGGCGCAGCACGCGCGCGCCGCCTTCATCGACCTGCACCGCCATCAGGCGCGGCGCGAATTCCACCACGTGGGTCTCGAGTTTCAGGTCGCGCAGCGCTTTTGCGCATTCCAGGCCCAGCAGCCCCCCGCCGATCACCACGCCGGTCCTGGATTTGTCGCCCCAGGCCAGCATCGCTTCCAGGTCTTCGATGGTGCGGTAGACGAAGCAGCCGTCGCGGTCCTTGCCCGGCAGCGGCGGCACGAACGGGGTCGAGCCGGTGGCGAAGACCAGCTTGTCGTAGGCGAGGAGCTCGCCGGTGCTGACGGTGACGGTTTTCGCCGCCCGATCGACCGCGATGGCACGCGCATTCAACTTCAACGCCACATTGCCCCGGTCGAAAAAGCCGGGCGCCACCAGCGACAGGTCGTCCGCCGATTTGCCACTGAAAAACTCGGACAGGTGCACACGGTCGTAGGCCGGGCGCGGCTCTTCGCACAGTACCGTCACCGACAAACGCGTATTGTTTTCCAGCGCCAGGCGTTCGAGGAATTTATGCCCGACCATGCCATGGCCCAGGACGACGATTTTCAGGGGGTTGCTCATCTTCTTCTCCTCAGGCCGCAGCCATCTTCGATTCGGCTGTGCTACTGGTAAAACGCACGGCAATGGCACACAGCGCCGACACCACCACCAGCACGCTCAAAATGATCAGGGTCTGGCGGATATCGCCGGTGCCCTTCATCAGGAAACCGGCCGCCACCGCACCGACATTGCCGCCGGCGCCGATAATGCCGGCCACGCCGCCCAGCGCCTTGCTGTCGATAAACGGCACCAGCGCATAGGTGGCGCCGCAAGCCATATGGGTGAACAGGCCAAACACCAGCATGGCGATCACGGCCCAGGTGACGCTGTCGACCTTGGCGAACCACAGCAGGCCCACGCCTTCGCCGATCATCAGCATGAACAGCAGGGTGACGCGGCTGTTCAGGTTGCCGCGCAGCGCCAGCTTGTCGGACATCCAGCCACCCAGGGCGCGGGCAAACAGGGCCAGCAGGCCAAAGCTGCCGGCGGCCAGGCCAGCCGATTTCAGGGACAGGCCGAAATGGTCGACGTAGTAGACGGCGGCGATATTGTGGATAAAGATTTCGATGCCGAAGCAGGCGCCGTAGGTAACGAACAGCAGCCACACGCGGTAGTTGGCGCTGGCGGCCTTGAAGCTGGCCCAGCCGCCCTTTTTGCCGCCTTCGATGGCGATGCCGGCCTTGCGCAGGTCCGAGTAATTGCCTTCCGGGCAGTCCTGCGTAAAGCGCCAGTAGAGGGCGGCCATCACCAGCATCAGCACGCCCGGCACCAGCAGCGCCACGCGCCAGCCCAGCGATTCGGACACGCCCAACATCACCAGTGCGCCCAGCATCAGCGGCATCAGCGCCTGCGCCGCACCGCCGCCCGCATTGCCCCAGCCGGCGGCGGCCGCATTGGCCGTGCCGACCACGCGCGGCGCGAACATCACCGAGGTGTGGTACTGGGTGATGACAAAACTCGCACCGACCGCGCCGATGCCGAGGCGGAAGAACAGGAAGCTTTCATAACTTTGCGAAGCGGCCACGCCCAGCACGGGAATCGCGCCCAGCAGCAGCAGGCCGGTATAGGTCTTGCGCGGACCGTAGCGGTCGCACATGGGGCCGACGATCAGGCGCACCAGGATGGTGATGGCGACGGCGGCGATATTGATATTGGCCACCTGCGCCAGCGACAGGCCGAACTCGCCCTTGATGATGGGCATCAGCGGCGCGCAGGCGAACCAGGCGAAAAAGCAGACGAAGAACGCCATCCAGGTCAGGTGGAAGGCGCGCATGGGTGGCGTGGCGAGGGAAAAGAGGGTGATGCTGGTAGCTTTGCTGGCCATGATGGTTCCCGAAGTATCCCGTTAGAAAAACAAAAACGGCGCCCGCTCCCACCGATCATGAAATCAGTTTGAGCGGACGCCGTTGTCCATGGTGGTCCGTCGTTGGACCGTTGTTTGTTCAGGGGATCGCCGTTGATCCGTTTCTATTCTTTAGCAAGCGCCGTGCCAGGTTTTCCCAGGGGCTGGCGTATCAAATGCAGCCCGTTTGCGCCCTGTCATGGCATATCGCGGTGCAGCATTGCCACTTCGTGGTGCATGAGGGGAACCGAAACATGGCAGAGCTTGTCTAAATACTATTGGAGTCATCCCGATGGAGGCGATCATGCCTGGACGATGGCGGCAAATGGTGGCCGGTGCCGCGTGTGCGCTGGCCTTTTCGGTGATGTCCTGGCCCGCGCAGGCGGCCGAACCGAAGGAACACAGCGAACTGGAAGCGACCGTGGCCGCGCCGTTCCACGCGGCACCGGCCCAACGCCGCACGCAGGCGCGCACGTTTGTCGTGCAGTTCGATCATCCCGATGGCGCAAGCACACACAGCGTCGACTGGCGCCTGACGCTGTCCGGCCCCGGGCCGCAGGGGTTGCTGCGCCGCAGCTGGTCGGGGCGGCAAGTTCTGGATGGCGGCAGCGCCACCTTGCGCCTGCACTGGGACGGCCGCGGCAGCGATGGCCGCCGCGCGCCGGCAGGCCTGTACGAGCTGCGCCTGGTGGCGGGCAGCGGCGACGATATTGTGGAGCAGCAATGGCAGATCGCCGTCGACCGTGGCGCGCCGGCCTCGTCGCGCATGGCCGCCATGGCGTCCATGTCCACACCAAAGGTCGACAACACCTTCCCCTATCGCGTCGTCTACGCTAACCTGCACAGCCAGACCCGCCACAGCGACGGCGGCGCCGCGACGGGTGCCTGCAAGGGCGCGCAGGAGCCGCAATCGGCGCCCTATGGCCCGCTCGACGCCTACCGCTATGCGCAACAGCATGGGCTGGACGTGCTGCTCACTTCCGAGCACAACCATATGTATGACGGCTCGGATGGCACCAATGCGGCGGCCGAGCCGTTCGACGCGATCGCCCTGTACCACGCCGGCCTGGCCGAAGCGGCCGCCTACACCACGGCCCACCCCGGCTTCCTGGCCCTGTACGGCATGGAATGGGGCGTGATCAACAAGGGCGGCCACCTGAACATCTTCAACAGCGAGCAGTTGCTGGGCTGGGAAAAAAATGGCCGTGGACAATTGCTGGCGGAAATCAACACGCCGAAAGGCGATTATGCCGGCCTGTACACCCTGATGCGCGAGCGCGGCTGGCTGGGCCAGTTCAACCACCCGGCCCGTTCGGGCCAGTTCCTGGTGGGTGGCGAGCCGCTCGGCTTTACGCCCGATGGCGATGCCGCCATGGTGTTGTGCGAAGTGATGAACACCTCGGCTTTTTCCACCAACGAGCAGGAAACGGAAACCCGGCGCAGCAATTTCGAGGCGGCCTGCAACAAGGCCCTGGCGGCCGGCTACCACCTGGCCTTCAGCAGCAACCAGGACAATCACTGCGCCAACTGGGGCGCCGCCTACGGCAACCGCACCGCCATCTTGATCGATCGCGACGCCGCCCTGTCGCGCGAGAGCCTGTTCGAAGCCCTGCGCGCGCGGCGCGTGTTTGCCACCATGGACAAGCATGCGCGACTGATCTTCACGGCCAACGGCAGGATGATGGGCGAACGCTTCGACAATCGCGGCCCCTTGCAACTGGCCGTCGGTTTCAGCAATACGCGCGGGCGCCGGGTGGCCGCCATCACCGTGTTCCAGGGCGTACCGGGCGGCAACGGCAGCGTCACCGCGCTGTCGGACCAGGCCAGCCTGAGCCTGACGCCCTCGCCCGGCCCCCACTTCTACTATGCGCGCGTGACGCAGGACGACGGCAACCTGCTGTGGTCGGCGCCCGTGTGGGTCAACCAGCTGCCTTGAAGACTACGTGCGCTAGCAGACTGAAGCCGTGCAGCAAGGGTGGTCTACTGCAACTATTGGCCAGCTGCCCTGCTCGGTCCTGTCAAAAAAGGAACACCACATGAATAAGAAAATCCTCGTCTCCTCCCTGATCGCAGCCTTCATGGTTTGCAGCACATCGGCCTTTGCCCAGGACCGCCATGACCGGAATGACCACCGGCCACAACAGCAAGACCAGCATGACCAGCGTGGCGAGCGCCACGATGAGCGCGGCAACGACCATGCGCGTCCGAACAACGGCAACCCGCGTGCCAGCAACCGCGGCGTCGGTCCGCGCCACAATCTGTACAAGGGCAATCGCTTGCCGCCCGAGTACCGCAACCGGAAACATGTCGTCAACGACTGGCGCGCCCGCCGCCTGAGCGCGCCGCCACGTGGCCACCAGTGGATAAAGGTCGATAACGACTATGTGCTGATGGCGGCCGCCACCGGCCTGATCGCGCAGATTATTCTGGGGAATTGATTTTGCCGACCGGCGCATGCCGGTCCATCAGTGCCACTACCCAATCGATAAACACGCGCAGCTTCTTGCTGACATGACGGTTGGGTGGATAGGCCAGGAACAAGGGCATCGGCTCGATGGTCCACGCCGCAAACAGCGCTACCAGCTCGCCCGCCGCCACATGCTTTTTCGCCATATAGTCCGGCAGCCACAAGACCCCCAAGCCCGCTACCCCCGCCGCCAGATAGGCGTTGCCATCGTCAATCGACAATATGTATCGCCCCTGTATCCTGACGGTCTCGCCGCCGCGCTGCATCACGTGCGGAAACCCGTTGCCACGCCTCGACCAACGAAAACGCACGATGCTGTGCCGCTCGTCTTCCAGCTCACCGGGATGCACCGGCGTGCCCGCCCGTTCCAGATAGCTGGGCGCCGCATACACGCCCAACTGCAAGTCGGCCAGCTTGCGCGCCATCAGCGACTGGTCGCTCATTTCACCGCCGCGTATCACGCAATCGACATTGTCGCCGATCACATCGACCATGCGGTCGCTGGCGCCCATGTCGAGCACGATATCGGGATACAAGACATGGAACTGCGGCAGCGCCGGCACAAGCAGCATGGCCGCAAGCGGACTGGGCACGTCCACCCGCAGCTGGCCGCGCGGCAATGCCGACGCATTCGGCAGGCTGGTTTCCACGTCTTCCAGCGCCGCCAGCACCTCGACGATACGCTCGTAATACACGGCGCCATCGGCCGTCACATTCACCTTGCGCGTGGTGCGGTTGAGCAGCTTCAGGCGCAAACGGGCTTCGAGCTGCTGCACCAGCTGCGTCACCGTGGTGCGGCTCATGTGCAGCGTCTGCGCCGCCTTGGTAAAGCTGCCCGTCTCGACCACCCGCGCGAAAGCGCTCATTGCGTCAAACCTGTCCATATACGCTCCTTGCTCTGATTGTTTGGATTATACAAACAGTCTAGCGCACCGTTGCCTGTTTATCGGCAGGCCGCAGGCGCTTACAGTGAGCTCTTCCGCAGCCTCGCGCTGCATGACGACAGGAGTGAATGATGAGCAAACGTGACGTAATTTTTCCACCCGGCCGCCAAGCCCTGTATGAAAAGAACCGCTATTCGCCGGCCGTGCGCGCCAACGGCCTGCTGTTCGTCTCCGGCCAGGTCGGCAGCCTCGAAGACGGCTCGCCCGAACCCGAGCTCGAAGCGCAGGTACGGCGCGCCTTCGACAACCTGAACGCCATCCTCGCGGCGGCCGACTGCACCTTCGACGACGTGCAGGACGTGACCATCTTTATCGTCAATCCCGAAGCGAACTTCCAGCGCATCTGGGATATCGTGCAGGCCGACTACTGGGGCGCGGCGCCGCATCCGACAG is a window of Janthinobacterium sp. J1-1 DNA encoding:
- a CDS encoding RidA family protein — protein: MSKRDVIFPPGRQALYEKNRYSPAVRANGLLFVSGQVGSLEDGSPEPELEAQVRRAFDNLNAILAAADCTFDDVQDVTIFIVNPEANFQRIWDIVQADYWGAAPHPTVTAVGVTWLYGFDFEIKVVARLPA
- a CDS encoding CehA/McbA family metallohydrolase, which codes for MPGRWRQMVAGAACALAFSVMSWPAQAAEPKEHSELEATVAAPFHAAPAQRRTQARTFVVQFDHPDGASTHSVDWRLTLSGPGPQGLLRRSWSGRQVLDGGSATLRLHWDGRGSDGRRAPAGLYELRLVAGSGDDIVEQQWQIAVDRGAPASSRMAAMASMSTPKVDNTFPYRVVYANLHSQTRHSDGGAATGACKGAQEPQSAPYGPLDAYRYAQQHGLDVLLTSEHNHMYDGSDGTNAAAEPFDAIALYHAGLAEAAAYTTAHPGFLALYGMEWGVINKGGHLNIFNSEQLLGWEKNGRGQLLAEINTPKGDYAGLYTLMRERGWLGQFNHPARSGQFLVGGEPLGFTPDGDAAMVLCEVMNTSAFSTNEQETETRRSNFEAACNKALAAGYHLAFSSNQDNHCANWGAAYGNRTAILIDRDAALSRESLFEALRARRVFATMDKHARLIFTANGRMMGERFDNRGPLQLAVGFSNTRGRRVAAITVFQGVPGGNGSVTALSDQASLSLTPSPGPHFYYARVTQDDGNLLWSAPVWVNQLP
- a CDS encoding MFS transporter codes for the protein MASKATSITLFSLATPPMRAFHLTWMAFFVCFFAWFACAPLMPIIKGEFGLSLAQVANINIAAVAITILVRLIVGPMCDRYGPRKTYTGLLLLGAIPVLGVAASQSYESFLFFRLGIGAVGASFVITQYHTSVMFAPRVVGTANAAAAGWGNAGGGAAQALMPLMLGALVMLGVSESLGWRVALLVPGVLMLVMAALYWRFTQDCPEGNYSDLRKAGIAIEGGKKGGWASFKAASANYRVWLLFVTYGACFGIEIFIHNIAAVYYVDHFGLSLKSAGLAAGSFGLLALFARALGGWMSDKLALRGNLNSRVTLLFMLMIGEGVGLLWFAKVDSVTWAVIAMLVFGLFTHMACGATYALVPFIDSKALGGVAGIIGAGGNVGAVAAGFLMKGTGDIRQTLIILSVLVVVSALCAIAVRFTSSTAESKMAAA
- the nirB gene encoding nitrite reductase large subunit NirB, whose translation is MSNPLKIVVLGHGMVGHKFLERLALENNTRLSVTVLCEEPRPAYDRVHLSEFFSGKSADDLSLVAPGFFDRGNVALKLNARAIAVDRAAKTVTVSTGELLAYDKLVFATGSTPFVPPLPGKDRDGCFVYRTIEDLEAMLAWGDKSRTGVVIGGGLLGLECAKALRDLKLETHVVEFAPRLMAVQVDEGGARVLRRKIEELGVTVHTQKNTLAIVDGEAATHRMQFADGSHLEADMIVFSAGIRPRDELARACGLEVGPRGGIAIDDSCVTSDPDVYAIGECALWGGLIFGLVAPGYEMARIAARHVLQEEGEASFKGADMSTKLKLMGVDVASLGDPHGNAPGSRSYQFMDERKQIYKKIVVSDCGKYLLGGVMVGDASEYGTLLQMMLNKIELPESPEFLILPQADGQQKVGLGVDALPDGAQICSCNDVSKGALCAAVADGATTIGALKSCTKAGTACGGCVPLVTQIMKAEMKKQGMAVNNHVCEHFAYTRQELHHLVRVGKIRSFNALLAAHGHGLGCDVCKPLAANILASCWNDFVLTPVHASLQDSNDYFLGNIQKDGTYSVVPRMAGGEVTADGLIAVGTVAKKYGLYTKITGGQRVDLFGARVDQLPAIWEELIAAGFESGHAYGKSLRTVKSCVGSTWCRYGVADSVGFAIELENRYKGLRTPHKIKFGVSGCTRECAEAQGKDIGLIATEKGWNLYVCGNGGMKPRHAELIASDLDEATLVRYVDRFLMFYVRTADRLQRTSVWRDNLEGGLDYLKRVIIDDSLGLGAELEADMQHVVDTYACEWKMAVNDPAVRQRFRHFVNSDKNDENVVFVEERGQIRPATELERRSTVIPILAVEA
- a CDS encoding LysR family transcriptional regulator yields the protein MDRFDAMSAFARVVETGSFTKAAQTLHMSRTTVTQLVQQLEARLRLKLLNRTTRKVNVTADGAVYYERIVEVLAALEDVETSLPNASALPRGQLRVDVPSPLAAMLLVPALPQFHVLYPDIVLDMGASDRMVDVIGDNVDCVIRGGEMSDQSLMARKLADLQLGVYAAPSYLERAGTPVHPGELEDERHSIVRFRWSRRGNGFPHVMQRGGETVRIQGRYILSIDDGNAYLAAGVAGLGVLWLPDYMAKKHVAAGELVALFAAWTIEPMPLFLAYPPNRHVSKKLRVFIDWVVALMDRHAPVGKINSPE
- a CDS encoding RcnB family protein, producing MNKKILVSSLIAAFMVCSTSAFAQDRHDRNDHRPQQQDQHDQRGERHDERGNDHARPNNGNPRASNRGVGPRHNLYKGNRLPPEYRNRKHVVNDWRARRLSAPPRGHQWIKVDNDYVLMAAATGLIAQIILGN